One Periplaneta americana isolate PAMFEO1 chromosome 8, P.americana_PAMFEO1_priV1, whole genome shotgun sequence genomic region harbors:
- the LOC138705196 gene encoding protein IWS1 homolog, with amino-acid sequence METYARSVSEPAADACYKEDCNAAQSDVPAEEAQLEAWVLSVLAVWLAPMPGGSMPSLKIRDNLLKLLWEFTDISRDTLKQSGIGKAVMYLYKHPKETKENKEHARKLMDEWAQTIFSISIDFKDTNKEEWRQRDLERMLKRQHTRDKEDRQDKQDFDKALSSGETGRKALCPGEKGGVARHMYQNLLIWTTYCVPNGKMRQTLACP; translated from the exons ATGGAAACATATG CAAGATCGGTGTCTGAACCAGCTGCAGATGCCTGCTATAAAGAAGATTGCAATGCTGCCCAAAGTGATGTCCCAGCTGAGGAAGCACAACTTGAAGCATGGGTGTTGTCCGTGCTGGCTGTCTGGTTAGCACCCATGCCTGGCGGCAGCATGCCCAGCCTCAAGATCAGAGATAACCTCCTCAAGCTGCTCTGGGAG TTCACAGACATCAGTCGAGATACTCTTAAGCAATCTGGTATTGGAAAGGCAGTGATGTACCTGTATAAGCACCCCAAAGAAActaaggagaacaaggagcatGCTCGCAAACTTATGGATGAGTGGGCTCAAACCATATTCAGTATATCGATTGACTTCAAAG ACACAAATAAAGAGGAGTGGAGGCAGCGTGATCTGGAACGGATGCTTAAAAGGCAACACACCAGAGACAAAGAAGATCGTCAGGATAAGCAAGACTTTGACAAAGCGCTGTCATCTGGCGAAACAGGGAGAAA AGCACTCTGCCCTGGTGAAAAAGGTGGAGTGGCTAGGCACATGTACCAGAACCTACTAATATGGACTACCTACTGCGTCCCAAATGGGAAAATGAGACAGACATTAGCATG